From Candidatus Pedobacter colombiensis, one genomic window encodes:
- a CDS encoding homoserine dehydrogenase, with product MSKKLKIGLFGFGVVGQGLHDIIRGQDLNLEIIKIAIKNPEKKRTLDAHLFTTDHDELLNNSEINTIVELIDDADVAYNIVKKALISGKNVVSANKKMIASHLAELVELQEKHDASLLYEGGVCGSIPIIRNLEEYYDNELLHGISGIFNGSSNYILSKIFNENLEYGVALKQAQDLGFAETNPILDVGGYDPKFKLAIATAHAYGLFINPDKILNIGIQHLSENDIRYAREKNFKIKLVPTARKISTKQVVTYVLPKFVKSDDFLFNVENEYNGVTVQAAFADKQFFFGKGAGGHPTGAAVLSDIAALRYGYRYEYKKYHQQNGLIHTDNVNIEVYLRYVHEYTVEKLKIENIVERFSRDDYKYVIGSVSLKSLIANRDLLEQKDVFIAHTGKYTYTEQQIKAVADEEALVS from the coding sequence ATGAGCAAGAAACTTAAAATTGGTTTATTTGGTTTTGGGGTAGTTGGACAGGGACTACACGACATTATCCGTGGTCAGGATTTAAATCTTGAAATCATTAAGATCGCCATCAAAAACCCTGAGAAGAAACGTACTTTAGATGCGCACCTTTTTACAACGGATCACGACGAACTGTTAAACAACAGTGAGATCAATACAATTGTAGAATTGATAGATGATGCTGATGTTGCTTACAACATTGTTAAAAAAGCATTAATCAGTGGTAAAAATGTAGTTTCTGCCAATAAAAAAATGATTGCCTCGCACCTTGCAGAACTGGTTGAACTCCAGGAAAAACACGATGCATCTTTACTTTACGAAGGTGGAGTATGTGGCAGTATTCCGATTATCCGTAACCTGGAGGAATATTACGACAATGAGCTGCTTCATGGCATCAGTGGCATTTTTAATGGTTCATCTAACTATATTTTATCTAAAATATTTAATGAGAACCTGGAATATGGCGTAGCTCTAAAACAAGCGCAGGATCTTGGCTTTGCCGAAACCAACCCTATTCTTGATGTAGGTGGATATGACCCTAAATTCAAACTGGCTATTGCTACTGCACATGCATACGGCTTATTCATCAATCCTGATAAAATTCTTAATATTGGTATCCAACACCTTTCTGAGAACGACATCAGGTATGCCAGAGAAAAGAACTTTAAAATTAAATTAGTACCTACAGCACGTAAAATAAGTACCAAACAAGTGGTAACTTATGTATTGCCAAAGTTTGTGAAGTCGGATGATTTTCTTTTCAATGTAGAAAATGAGTACAATGGCGTAACCGTTCAAGCTGCCTTTGCCGATAAACAATTCTTTTTTGGAAAAGGGGCCGGTGGCCACCCTACAGGTGCAGCCGTATTATCAGATATTGCAGCTTTAAGATACGGCTACCGTTATGAATATAAAAAATACCATCAGCAAAATGGACTTATCCATACTGATAACGTAAATATTGAAGTTTACCTACGGTATGTTCATGAATATACCGTAGAGAAATTGAAGATTGAGAACATTGTTGAAAGATTTTCACGTGATGACTACAAATACGTTATTGGGAGTGTCAGCTTAAAAAGCCTGATCGCCAACCGTGATTTGTTGGAACAAAAAGATGTGTTCATTGCACACACAGGAAAATATACTTATACAGAGCAACAGATTAAAGCTGTGGCTGATGAAGAGGCATTAGTTAGTTAA
- a CDS encoding dihydrolipoamide acetyltransferase family protein yields the protein MAQYELLLPKMGESVAEATIIKWVKQPGDKIEMDDTILEIATDKVDSEVPSPIAGKLVKQLFKEDDIVQVGAVIAIIETDMEASVSTEAVSAPVAAIDTVSEPVIANIPGVEQLSTESVSDRFYSPLVKNIAAQEGIRLSELDNIAGTGSDGRLTKDDLLNYIQNNKQGGKAPAVVANAAPIATEPKPVAQPVKASAPQAAASVSGFDEIIEMDRMRKLIADHMIMSKQTSPHVTSFVEADVTNMVMWREKVKKNFEKRENEKITFTPIFVEAVSKAIKDFPMINVSVNGTQIVKKRDINIGMAAALPSGNLIVPVIKNADQLNLVGLTKSVNDLANRARNSKLKPDETQNGTFTLTNVGSFGNVMGTPIINQPQVAILAVGAIKKKPAVLETEFGDVIAIRHMMFLSLSYDHRVVDGALGGSFVRRVADYLENWDVNREI from the coding sequence ATGGCTCAATACGAATTATTGTTACCTAAAATGGGGGAGAGCGTTGCAGAAGCAACCATTATAAAGTGGGTTAAACAGCCTGGGGATAAGATTGAAATGGATGACACCATTTTAGAGATTGCAACCGATAAGGTGGATTCTGAAGTCCCTTCGCCAATAGCAGGTAAATTAGTAAAGCAATTATTTAAAGAAGACGATATTGTACAAGTGGGTGCAGTAATTGCAATCATAGAAACAGATATGGAGGCCTCAGTAAGCACTGAAGCCGTTTCGGCACCTGTTGCAGCAATAGACACGGTTTCTGAGCCAGTCATAGCAAATATACCAGGGGTAGAGCAGCTTTCTACCGAAAGTGTCTCAGATCGCTTTTATTCTCCTTTAGTAAAGAACATCGCAGCTCAGGAAGGTATTCGTTTAAGTGAGCTGGATAACATTGCAGGGACAGGATCTGATGGTCGTTTAACCAAAGATGATCTGTTAAATTATATTCAGAATAATAAACAAGGCGGAAAGGCTCCTGCTGTTGTAGCAAATGCTGCTCCTATAGCTACAGAACCAAAACCTGTAGCTCAACCCGTAAAAGCGTCAGCTCCACAAGCGGCTGCAAGCGTAAGCGGCTTCGATGAGATCATAGAGATGGACAGGATGCGTAAGCTGATTGCCGATCACATGATCATGAGCAAGCAGACCTCGCCACATGTAACTTCTTTTGTGGAAGCGGATGTGACCAATATGGTGATGTGGCGCGAAAAAGTAAAAAAGAATTTCGAAAAACGGGAGAATGAGAAGATTACCTTCACACCAATCTTTGTAGAGGCGGTGAGTAAGGCGATAAAAGATTTTCCAATGATCAATGTATCCGTAAACGGTACTCAGATTGTTAAGAAAAGAGATATTAATATAGGTATGGCAGCTGCTTTGCCTAGTGGAAACCTGATTGTACCGGTAATTAAAAATGCAGATCAATTGAACCTTGTAGGTTTAACTAAATCTGTGAATGATCTGGCTAATCGTGCCCGTAATTCTAAGTTAAAACCGGATGAAACACAAAATGGTACTTTTACTTTAACCAATGTGGGATCTTTTGGAAATGTGATGGGTACACCAATCATTAACCAGCCACAGGTAGCTATTCTTGCTGTTGGTGCCATTAAAAAGAAACCTGCAGTTTTGGAAACGGAATTTGGTGATGTAATTGCCATCAGGCACATGATGTTCCTTTCCTTATCGTACGACCATAGGGTAGTAGATGGTGCGCTAGGTGGATCATTTGTACGTCGGGTAGCAGATTACCTGGAGAACTGGGATGTAAACAGAGAAATATAA
- the metX gene encoding homoserine O-acetyltransferase: MSTISKYNHTKTFKLENGKKLRKLEIAYQTYGKLNAKKDNVIWACHALTANSDVLDWWKGLFGNNALFNPDEHFIICANVLGSHYGSTNPLSVNPATGLPYYLSFPELTVRDQVSAHRLLASHLGIQQIKVLIGGSLGGQQASEWAIIDPGTIENLILIATNAVHSPWGIAFNESQRLAISADRSFYAQKPDGGLKGLKVARSIALLSYRTYDAYTATQLESVNDKTANFRASSYQNYQGEKLCKRFNAYSYWYLSKVMDSHNVGRGRNSITDALALIKANTLVIGIDNDVLFPISEQEFLAKNIPGAEFHSLKSAYGHDGFLIETDALTNIIGNFLKESINKKIIKLHKTA, encoded by the coding sequence ATGAGTACAATATCCAAATATAATCACACCAAAACCTTTAAGCTTGAAAATGGCAAGAAGCTGCGTAAGCTGGAAATAGCCTATCAGACTTATGGTAAACTAAATGCAAAAAAGGATAATGTAATTTGGGCTTGCCATGCACTTACAGCTAATTCTGATGTGTTGGATTGGTGGAAAGGATTATTTGGCAACAATGCCTTATTTAACCCTGATGAGCATTTTATCATCTGCGCCAATGTACTGGGTTCGCATTATGGCAGTACCAACCCTTTAAGTGTAAACCCGGCGACAGGTTTACCTTATTACCTTTCCTTCCCCGAACTTACGGTCAGGGATCAGGTTTCGGCACACCGCCTGCTTGCTTCACATTTAGGCATTCAGCAAATTAAAGTACTGATAGGTGGCTCTTTAGGCGGGCAGCAGGCTTCGGAGTGGGCAATTATTGATCCGGGAACTATTGAAAACCTTATCCTGATCGCAACAAACGCTGTTCATTCCCCATGGGGTATTGCCTTTAATGAAAGTCAACGTCTGGCCATTAGTGCCGATCGCAGTTTTTACGCTCAAAAGCCTGATGGCGGACTAAAAGGGTTAAAAGTAGCCAGAAGCATTGCTTTATTGTCATACAGAACCTATGATGCTTATACCGCAACACAATTGGAAAGTGTAAATGATAAAACGGCTAACTTCAGAGCGTCTTCTTACCAGAATTACCAGGGAGAAAAGCTTTGCAAACGTTTTAATGCCTATAGCTACTGGTACCTAAGCAAAGTAATGGACAGCCATAATGTTGGAAGAGGAAGAAACAGCATAACCGATGCATTGGCATTGATAAAAGCAAATACATTGGTTATAGGCATTGATAACGATGTACTTTTCCCGATATCAGAACAGGAATTTTTGGCAAAGAACATTCCGGGTGCCGAATTTCACAGCCTTAAATCCGCTTATGGACATGACGGGTTCCTTATTGAAACTGATGCACTTACAAACATCATTGGTAACTTCCTGAAAGAAAGCATCAACAAAAAAATAATTAAATTACATAAAACAGCATAA